The nucleotide sequence cttccgcgcaatgcacggaaggcaaagagatccggccaaggtttgctgcctggatcactCCGCGCTTACAGTAAAGCGCACCAGGAAGCTTTAAAGTAACGGCCGAAAGCAGTTTCCCGCCTGGAAACacagccaaatgcaatgttgtgattggtttatgttaatGCTATGATGTTGCttagtttatcaataaatggcccctgctctctgtagcggtgtgtagagtgcgcgagacaagccaagagagaaagcgaaagagaaaccaagctgcACAGAGTAGTAGCctggagagcgcaactccaccattgactgcagtttcttagtcttttatttcttcatttttatttggccgccttcttatttttggccacactttctgctgttcttttgctgcccatcctttcctctttggaaccttaaatgccttcgtaactccagagaaaccttcagaactccaaacaacttctcacgaccttcagcttcataaccaacagacccaatcataaccagtgggagcaggcactccagaattactggcttatcccagaagttggttatccccacaatgtTGAAGCAGAGAAGTTATGTCTCCCCTCCAATACAAAAACTGAGGGAAGACCCCCATCTTGCAAGGACACTAGACCACTAGAGTTCACACTCAGGCAGCCCCCACCTCCCTGCCACTGACACCAGAACCCATTTACCTTCTAGCCCACAAAGGTTGTTGCAGCCATTTTCTGAGCTATTTGTGTTCATGCACTGTTCTGCCTTCCCCCTATTTCCCACCCTTACACCTTACTCTTACATAAAAGGGATGGGGATCTTGTATGTCTCAAAGGGATATTTCCCCCTCATGTACTGGGAGCATTTGGCTTCACTCCACCCCTGTGTCTTATTGAGATCCGGCACAGAAAAGCCAATCATCCTGGGCTGGGGGCTTCCTAAAAGTCTGCAGGCTCTGGCCAagagcccatctagcccagcatgctCCTCCCACtgaacagatgcctctgggaaatgaGGGGAAATAAGGCATGGACAGAAGAGCTGCAGCGGGCTGGTCTTTTGAGAAGCGGATCCCATCTTCTGTTTGACCCGGAAATggctgggaaataataataataataataataataataataataataataataataataataataaatgtacctTTTCTCAGCTTAAGTCCATATTTCACAGTGTCTGGAAGAGAAATGGGAACGAAGATTTAACATCACACCATCATTCAGATAACAAACTTGGAAAGAACAATATGAGCACCTGAGATTGTAGCCAGGTGttgtggactacaagtcccatcatccctaaccactggccataccAACctggagattatgggagttgcagttaaaACTCTCCATTCTGCAACTCTCCATACTGGCTATCCCTGCATAACCAGGGCAGGGGTGATGTCAAGGTTCAGGCCTGCCCAAATCTTGGGAGGAGGAGATCTCCCCGCCAACAAGATCCAGACATCCCTGTTCCAGGATGGGAGGCCTCAACCCCAGTCCCCTCTGTTCCTGGCTGGCTCTTGGAcagtcccccccctccttccatccttctgcccccccccacatcaatCTCAGGGCCAAAGGAACAGAGAAGATGCTTGAAAAGTGAGATGTGTGAAATCACCCAAAGCCTGGCTGAGAAATGTGAAGAGGTCAAGGAAAACTTTTTTACAGTCAACTCACAACTTAAGGGAGGGTTACATTCCTGGTGATTGTGCATAAAGGCAAATTGTGCAAAGTCAGGACGACCCCCTGAATCATATGAGATCTCGTGATGGCCCCATGAGATCTTGCAGGAGCCTCTCAGAGCCCAGTAATCATGGTAGAGGTCTTAAAAGTGATATGTGTGCTGCCCAAACCCTTCGTGGCAAGAGCTTTCAAGCTGACGTGAATCTGGGAGGCTCCCCCAAGATGGAGCCCAGCATGAAGGGTTTATCCTCCTCTTTTAGTTGTGAGTCATCTACATAGGAAAGTGTGACTTCTagatattgaaaaataaataaacaaaccctcCATTTTCTTGGCACTGCTAATAACCTGGAGCCTGTCATTAACACTTCTAAACATCCAgtataaaatatttacagtccTTATTTACTACCTCTGAATTTCTTCATGACACCCTCCAGGAAGGGATTTATATCACAGAAGTCCCAGATCTTCCACTTCAGGGCAGGAGGAAAAGCCACAGGAAGATCCTCTAAGTTCTCCTTCGCCTGAGACCTGGGAAGAAGAGAATAAAGTCAAGCCACCATCCTTCCAATGCAAGGAGCTATCTGACAAGGCAGGTGTCTCATCCTGATGATAAAGGCATCATGGATATATCATGAAGACTTGTGACCAAGGTTTTTCCTATGGCAAAAGAGAGCATTTGGATAACATGTGGATCTAGAGAGATCCTAAAAAgttgaaagaaaacaaacataaacCTACTTCCAAGATATACTGAAGGAAATATATGAATATGAGGTTGAAGGGAAAAAAGcagaaatatgcatttttttaaagaaagtgagCTATACTGAGTCCTTACGCAGAGATTTAAGGACTACATCCGTTTTAGTGAAGCATTTCAAGTGATtaatgagcaaaataaaatagaactGGTATGTGCATTTCTGAAACATAAGTTCAGAATACTTTAGAATGGCTTTTACAGTTAACATTATAAATGTATTTTAGCACAGTggctatattttaaaaatggagaaaatatTAGCAATTAAAGCAATATTTTCTAAACATGGAAGATTCTCAAAATCTCTCAGGAGTGTCTGAAGTTGTCTGGAGGACAAGGCTCTCAGCGGCTACTATTCACAATGGCTGGGTCCAAGGTAAGTGGTGCCTctgaaaccgcaggaggggagtgTCCTCTGGGGCTCGTATCCTGCTCATGGGTCAGACTAGCATCTGACTAGTCAGACTAGCATCTGGGTCAGACTAGTCAGACTAGCATCTGACTAGTCaatgtgaaagcaggatgctggactagatgggccactggtcagatccagcagggccctttcTCACATTCTTATGCCTGAGGAAGAACCTGCAGAAGCCTGGAATACACTGGATTTTTAAGGGTAAGTTATAGTGAACATATTTACAAGCACCTTTGGGGTGTCCCCCCCTTTTGGTATCAATTGCAAAGCAAATGAATCCATCACAGAGAAGGGCCTTCAGAGATATTCAGTGGGAACAGCTTCCTGTCTGTGAATGTAGATGGGACCAATAGCTACCACAAAAACATGTCCCTATTTTTGTCTGTGATTTTGTGAACTGGAGACTGAGTTTCTCACCTGTTGAAGAGGAACTTTCCTAGCATCATAATAAGGCATGGGTATCCCATCACTTACCAATGCATGGAGCTTCCAATATCctggaatgaaggaaggaaggaagggaaaaaaagaaagaaagaaagaaagaaagaaagaaagaaagatgtcagTGGAGCCAATTctactgttgttattgttgttgttgttactttggaataccaccctatacccgcaggtatctgggcagttcacaaaataaaatcacaagataaaagcataaaattcataatgaaaacaaaaacaagagcaaCCAAATaatccaaactgtcttcagaggcagccccatgtacaacccccaagctatgtacccaCACcgtcagaggaagtgtaaccccatcaggAGCAGGCCATCTCCCAcccatccggtctagggaaccacccactaagaGTGCCTCCTAAGTCTTATCtgaattgagcttcagtttgttggctctcatccagtccgttacagaggcaagacactggtccagcacttccactgcctcacctgcagatgtaaaggagggTCACCAGCATATCGCTGACAACGTGCTCCAAACCTATGAATGACCCTAATCATTTATCAATACTAAGCAGCCGAGTTCCACTTGCAGGGAAAGAGAGGTGGACAGAGCGCTGCTGGTTCTTAAGGCTTCCCAGAGACCTCTGGTTGGCCAATGCGAGAACACAATGCTAGAATCAAGGGGCCTGTAGTTTGATCAAGCAGGATGCTTTTTGCAACCCCAGGACTTTCACCCTTCATGTACCAATTGTTTTCTTTACAGGAGCTTTCTCTGTGGGTGGCGGTTAAGACATGTTATACTCCAGCCTGTCATTTGAAGCAACACACTCCACCCTCTCACATCAAGACCAGGCCTGACCTGCAGGAGTTCACTGGCTggttcctgcagcttctcctccaTCTGCAGGATGAGAGTCTCAAGAGAGGAGAGTTCCCTGGAGAGTCTGGCCAGTTGCGCCTTCCTTTTTGCTGCAACCTCCTTCTCCACCTTTGCCATCTGGGCCAGAATACGTTTCTCTTGTTCTTCCAAAAACTGGTGCAGTCGCCTGAACTCAGCCACCATCTTTTCCCTCTCTGCATCTGTTTGTTCCTGCAGCAAAGAGATTAAAATAAGAGAACAGGGGGCCAATATCAGGCATCTAGTCTGTTGTTGCAGTTGGAAGAGGCCAATTATCCAAATTTCCTTGGAAGGCTACTTCTCGCATATTCAGCAGAGAAAGAGCTTCGTAAAAACTTATTACAAGCCCACCCCCTCCTTTAAATGGTCTTTCATGCTCTGTGGGAGATAAGGCTGTTCAAAAAGAAACTGCACTGAGGGCAGGAAGCCTCTCCCTCGGATTCCATATTCATTTCCCCTGCAGAAgaccttggaagaagaagaagaagagtttggatttgatatcccgctttatcactacccgaaggagtctcaaagcggctaacattctcctttcccttcctcccccacaacaaacactctgtgaggtgagtggggctgagagacttcagagaagtgtgactagcccaaggtcacccagcagctgcatgtggaggagcggagacgcgaacccggttccccagattacgagtctgccgctcttaacccctacaccacactggctctctggaagaAACAATGATGCTTACAAGCAGGTCTTGGCTTTCCTTTTCTGCGTGTGCTTTAAATTCCAgaatcttctctctcttcttcctcacATTGTCTAGGCAGCTGCTGATCTGatcctgaaaacaaaacagaatcgaATTTTAGTTCCTTTTTCCATTGTTGCGAGTTTAATATTCATAATAACAGTAATGTTGAATCATATGCTTGCTCCCTGCTCTAAAGACTGTGGTCTTTGCCTTCTTCGTCCAGGGAGcctgtggcgcaatgggtcagtgtgtctggctgttaaccggaaggttggtggttcgatcCCCACCAGGGACAgacagctgtgggcagaattcctgcattgcagggggttggactagatggccctcagggtcccttccaactctacgattctatccCTGCCACCTGCATTGCCCCCACACCCAGCCCTTTCCTAAGAGAGCTGCTACCTGAGGATGAACTGGGAGTGAGTTACTCCTGCAGGGGGACATTGGGGGCACTCTAAtccccccaaaggggggggggaagaaatgttTATTGAACAGAGTTTCAGAAATTTAGAAGTGCAAGAGCAGAAAAGCTGCTGCAGGGgagaatacattaaaacatttttcttgcaacacccccttctctgtaGCTATTTCACCCTCATCAAACCCAAAGGAAACCCAGGGAGATTTCCTACCTTGTACTCCTGGGAAGCCTCCTCAAGAGGAATCACCTCGTGGCTTTTGTGCTCCTTGGATCTGTCACACACGACACAGATGGGGCTTTGGTCGTCCTTGCAGAAGAGCTTCAGGGGCTCCTGGTGCTTCTCGCAGATCTTCCCCTTTCCTTCGGCTTCCTTTTCACCTTGAAGGCGGAGTTTTTCCACAACATTTGCCAGAGGCCGATTGGGGATGAGGTTCCTGTGCGGGATGATTTCTCTGCACTGAGGGCAGGAAGCCTCTCCCTCTGATTCCCCCCAGCATTGGATCAGGCAGGATCGGCAGAAGTTGTGCCCGCACTCCGGGATGATCACTGGATCCCTGAAACACTCCAGGCAGATGGGGCAAGTGGCTTCCTTGCGGAGATCCTGCACGGGATCAGCCATAGCTGCTGCCTCGCCTGGAAGCGGGAGCTGGTTTCGCTTTCTTTGCTTTTCGCGCGTGAATggatttttccttttccttcccatgaGGAAATTATTCCACGGCGGTGATTCAAGATTTCCCTTCCGCTCCGCGGATGTGGAGTTAGCAAGGAGATCTGGGGGGTCTTGCTTTCCCCACCCAGGAAATTAtcgaaatttatttttaaaaagaaaatgggcaGAATTCCTCGCTGCTAGTTTAAGGAGCCACGTGCTTAGGAGAAGTAGAGAGAAGACCACACCCCTTGGGGGCGGAGTTGCAGGAGGAACCTGTCGGTGGGCGGAGGCATGTCGCTGCGTTATTGGTACTCCTAGCCGCGTCACGACCTCCGGGTGGCCAATCGGGGTGGCCGGGGGGCGTGGCTGCTTGCCGTTTGAACAGGGGCGCGGCTGTTGGGGTGGCCTCCATTCGCCTCCCCTTCGGATCTCCTTGTCAGAAAAATTAACATTAACCATGGATTTTTTAATCTTTTGGTGTGGGGGGGaagtgttctctctctttttacttgTGATATTTTTTTATCTTCATGTACTGCTAAAATATTATTGTTTGGTGGTTGATACATATTCctcataaaaaatataaaaagttttccagtagcaccttagagaccaactgagtttgttcttggtatgagctttcgtgtgcatgcacacttcttcagatacactgaaacagaagtcaccagatccttaaatatagtcttggtatgagctttcgtgtgcatgcacacttcttcagatacactgaaacagaagtcaccagatccttaaatatagaaaatatatgttgttgttgttgttcagtcgttcagtcgtgtccgactcttcgtgaccccatggaccagagcccgccaggcacgcctatccttcactgcctcccgcagtttggccaaactcatgttagtagcttcgagaatactgtccaaccatctcgtcctctgtcgtccccttctccttgtgccctccatctttcccaacatcagtgtcttttccagggagtcttctcttctcatgaggtggccaaagtactggagcatagaaaatatatattaaatatatatatttaaggatctggtgacttctgtttcatcgtatctgaagaagtgtgcatgcacacgaaagctcataccaagaacaaactcagttggtctctaaggtgctactggaaatattcttttattttgtttcgactatggcagaccaacacggctacccacctgtataaatatatatatatatatatatataacacattgggtttttggggggaggtggggatTCAGTGTTGATGCTCTGAACATTTTTCTCTGATTCTTAATTTGATCCATGCTGAAGTGAGGGTTCTCCTCTTAATTTGATGTGCACCTGGCGATATGAATCAGGCCAAcaacatgttgggacagccccaagGTTGTCACAGCAGCCATGAATTCCTGAGCCGCCAACCCCAGAGCCAGTCGCCACAACATGGATGTTGAAGCCCCCCCTAGATGCAGCAGTCTGGGAGCCCTCAACTCTGCCGCCAACACGAGCTCTGCCACTCAGGCAGGGAGGCTGCTGGGAAGCAAGGCGGGCGGTGAACCAGCAGAATCCCAAATCTGTCCCAATTAATCAGTGCCAGAAGAAACAAACACTCTAGATCCCCATtcagctagagagagagagagaatctctatAGACCACAGTAACACCCCTCCACCTCACTGGCActcaagtctgccctgatgctgcACCAACTCCACCATGTTTACCCATTAAGGCCTCAGGAATAGACCAGACCAGCTTTATTCACAGCCAACCTGGCATTAACTGCAGCAGATAGGAGATCAGTTCCTCAGGTTGGGAGGGCTGGCACACAGCACCTTCACCACCTTACCTCTGTGGGTGCCATTTATCCTTTTTTCCCCTGTCTCCCACACCATACTTCCCTTTGAACAGGGCAGGTCATCAGTGGAGTTGTTGGAGATGTCCAGTCCAGAGCTGAAGAAAGGGCTGAAATGTCACAGGGGACAGAGCACAGCATCCTGCTCAATGAAACCTCCTggtgcagaggcagtctacctctgaatcaGCTGAAGCTGTGGAGGTGAACAACAGGAAAGGGCTTTTGGTCCCAAACCCTTCCTCTCACCAACTTTAAAGgggtgttacaggtaggtagccatgctggactgccatagtcaaaacaaaataaaaaataaaaaattccttccagtagcagctactggaaggaattttttattttgttttaaaagggtgTGTAAGCCAGTGGCCAAAACCTtatgtgtgaagaagtcctttccctAGGCAATAGCCAAAACCTGTGAGCTAATCCTTTTTGTCTATCCAGAAAATAAACACACTCCTATGTCTACTCAAGAGTAAATTCAAAGGGGCTTATCCCAGGGAAGTGGGCACAGGGCTGTAGGCTCAAtctcctctttgctccacagAGCTGGGAAGAGATTAGAAAGATGTGCTGCTTTCACTTCCTCTTCCGATTTGAGAATTGCCATTTGGGTGactacaataaaaatattgaattAAAACACCTCTCCCTATTTGTATGACCCATCTGTTTGGGACTGGTTGCAATGCTACAGttgaaaatggggtggggaactATTGCAATTGGCATTTTtttctgttgtcccccccccctcaacagaaatctgagtgcccttgtttatctcctgtctgccaatttatataatgccttatctgattgccttttctgagtagcctggccattcctttgagaaggtaaatagttcctgaatctcttaagcacattgatagtgtgctcagcttaacagatacttgccagactgtatttacagggaggtgtaagtcccaaagaaaattgggaagcttttcctattgtcttccttcttgcagagaaatacttggtcagctgggagtcaaaatggtgtcagagCTGTTCTCCTGCgctgcttcacacatgtggcCCATACACTTGTGTATGTGTCTGCTTGGTACACTGATGAACAGTTAttatatatatgaccttaatttgtttatttcacctCATTTGCACCTCCTGCACTCACAGAAATAGCCCATTCCCAAGGGAGAGAGAACAGACAAGTTTGGGGACAGGCAGAATTTTATgatctat is from Lacerta agilis isolate rLacAgi1 chromosome 2, rLacAgi1.pri, whole genome shotgun sequence and encodes:
- the LOC117042843 gene encoding zinc finger protein RFP-like, giving the protein MADPVQDLRKEATCPICLECFRDPVIIPECGHNFCRSCLIQCWGESEGEASCPQCREIIPHRNLIPNRPLANVVEKLRLQGEKEAEGKGKICEKHQEPLKLFCKDDQSPICVVCDRSKEHKSHEVIPLEEASQEYKDQISSCLDNVRKKREKILEFKAHAEKESQDLLEQTDAEREKMVAEFRRLHQFLEEQEKRILAQMAKVEKEVAAKRKAQLARLSRELSSLETLILQMEEKLQEPASELLQDIGSSMHWSQAKENLEDLPVAFPPALKWKIWDFCDINPFLEGVMKKFRDTVKYGLKLRKENVTLDPDTANPYIILSEDRKSVRKGEVRQDLPNNPERFDTYGEVLGCETFKEGRHFWEVIAGREEGWGVGVARKSVKRKGDLGFDTTEGVWGLGKWDCEYKLCSPHEEDAVTSEEPKRIRVTLNCEGGRVSFYDADTAALLYAYPAASFSGETLQPYFYVGETGNLRLS